The DNA window ATTCGTACCTTATCGATGCCGGGCAGTCGTTCGGTGTCAATCAACTCAACAGGAACGTGTATGAAAAATGTGTCCCCGCAGCAACCGCCGGCTAAGCAGCCGCTATCGGTGTTGCCCGTTGTTCCACTGTTCTCCGGCCGGCGTATGTTTATGCGCTATGCCGGGGTAGCCACGGCCACTGGTCTGGTACTGAATGCCTGCACGAGTAACATCATTCCCGAACCGCTGGCCGGGCCGGGCGGTGGCTCCACAGCCAATGCCCGCGCTGGCGACGTGATCGATCTGGGGTCGGGAGATGTTGGCGTCCTGAACTATGCCTACGCGCTGGAACAGGCCGAACTGCGCTTTCTGGAACTGGTATGCGACAACTTCTACGATAACGCCACCGACATCGACAAGCAGGTGTTTATCGAGCTGCGCAACCAGGAAATCACGCACCGCGAATTTTTTAAAAAAGTACTCGGCAGTATGGCGATCCCGACGCTGACGCTCGACTACAGCAGCGTAAACTTCCGCAACCGCGACAGCGTACTCGACACGGCCATCGCCTTCGCCGACCTCGCGACGGCGGCCTACAACGGGGCTGGGCAACTGCTCACCAACGCAACCAACCTGGCGATCGGCGGAATCATCGTGTCGGTGGAAGCTCGGCACGCGGCAGTCGTTCGGGAGTTGCGCTACCCCAACACGGCGCAGTTTGCGGGCGACGACGTCGTTGACCCGGCG is part of the Spirosoma rhododendri genome and encodes:
- a CDS encoding ferritin-like domain-containing protein translates to MKNVSPQQPPAKQPLSVLPVVPLFSGRRMFMRYAGVATATGLVLNACTSNIIPEPLAGPGGGSTANARAGDVIDLGSGDVGVLNYAYALEQAELRFLELVCDNFYDNATDIDKQVFIELRNQEITHREFFKKVLGSMAIPTLTLDYSSVNFRNRDSVLDTAIAFADLATAAYNGAGQLLTNATNLAIGGIIVSVEARHAAVVRELRYPNTAQFAGDDVVDPATGLDPAKLPNEVVPIASKFIKEILSTANLPTPMA